The Neochlamydia sp. AcF84 nucleotide sequence TTAGAAAAATTTTCTGAGCATCTGAAAACCAGATAATTAAGTGAAAGCGATTTCCACTTTAGAGCTTGTTTTTAGGTTAAAGCGTTTCCCTTACCTGCTTTTATTATTAATAAGCATTTGCATAAAATGTAAATAACAAGGGGGCTATCTTTACGCTATACTTTATCATTTTGAAGAGGTTGTTAAAATCCTCTATAGCCTCTTACTTATTAAAAACTTTTTTATAAGAATTCTAAGCTTTTTAATTTCAAGGGAGTGCTATATTTTCTTAAGCTGGAGCTTCATTTTTATCTTCTCAATAATAAAACTAGAGTGGTAGCATACTAAAAATTTATTACGCTAAGCCTTATGAGTACTCGATTTTATTTTTCTAGATTTTTACCCTTCTTTTGGTGACAATAAATCACCTACATAATTTTTTTCTAACTATTTGTCTTTTTATTAATCACCAAGCTTTTAATTTGTTTTCTGGAAAAAACATGGATAATCAAACGTTTGCTTCTCAAGGGAGTATTTTAGGTGCTATTTTATTAGTGGCCGGTTGTTGTATTGGTGCTGGGATGTTAGGCTTGCCTGTCTTATCCGCGCAAGCGGGTTTTAAGCCCTCAGTCATCATGTTTATCATCTGTTGGATCTTTATGCTGTCTACAGGGTTATTGCTGTTAGAGGCTAATCTTTGGTTTGAAGAAGATATTAATGTGGTATCTTTAGCTGATCGAACGCTAGGAAAGATGGGTAAAGCGGTGGGTTGGATAGTTTTTCTTTTTCTTTTTTACTCTCTGATGGTAGCTTATGTAACAGGCAGTGGCGCACTATTTGCCGATTTTTTTGATCTGTTTTTTGCCATTCATCTTCCAAGGTGGGTAGGGGGGCTCCTAATGAGCGCTCTATTCGGTCTTATGATTTACAATGGAACAGGGACAGTAGACAAATTTAATCGTTTGCTTATGATCGGACTGATTCTTACCTATCTTTTAATCGTCTTTATGGGCAGTTCCCATGTAGATCAAAAGCTTTTAAAACACTGTGATTGGTCAGCAGCTTTTTTCGTTATCCCTGCTATGATTGTCTCTTTTGGATTTCATAATCTGGTACCCAGTTTAACTCAGTATTTAGGAAGGGATAGCCGACGCTTGTGCATAGCATTGGCAATCGGTAGCTTTATTCCTTTGATTATTTATCTAGCATGGCAGAGGCTTATTTTAGGTATTGTACCTTTAGAAGGTAGAGATAGCTTAAGAGTAGCCTGCAACGAAGGGCAGATGGCGACTCAAGCTTTAAAACTAGTAATAGGGGCTTCATGGGTGGGAGATATTGCTCAATTTTTTGCTTTCTTTGCTATTGTTACTTCGTTTCTGGGAGTGGCGTTAAGCTTTGTCGATTTTTTAGCGGATGGTTTTAAAATTCCAAAAAAAAGGGGCGGGAAAATCACTTTGTGTAGTCTAGCACTGCTGCCACCTTATCTTTTCTCGCTTATTCATCCTGGCGTATTTTTAACAGCCCTCAACTATGCAGGTGGATTTGGGGCTGTCATTATCTTTGGCATCTTACCAGCGTTGATGGTGTGGTCAGGACGTTATCATAAAAACTTTAGAGGACCTCAATTCATCGCTGGCGGCAAACCTATGCTTTTGCTGATCATTTTGTGTTCGGTAAGCATTATTATTTTACAATTATATCAGACGATAACCTCTTAACGATGGAAAAGTAGGATGCTTAAAAGCCAGTATAAGCTTATGGGAGGAATACTTCTCGTAGCGGGAACAACTATAGGAGCAGGGATGTTAGCTCTTCCTGTAATTACAGGTTTTGCAGGCTTTTTTCCCTCAATTTTTCTCCTAGCGCTTTTTTGGATTTACATGACCTATACAGCTCTTTTGCTACTCGAAGTTAACCTGGCGATGGGGAGCCAGGTAAATATCATTTCTATGGCAAAGCAAACTTTAGGACGGCCAGGAGAATGGATTGGATGGGTGACTTACCTGTTTTTGCTCTATTCTTTAACTACAGCTTATCTTGCAGGAAGCGGCCCTATCATTATTGATTGCATAAAACTGCTAACAGGTTATTCTTTACCTGCCTGGCTAGGAGCGGTCTGCTTATTGATCATTTTTAGCTGCTTTTTACATCAAGGCACCCGTTCGGTAGATTATCTTAATCGCTTATTGATGGCAGGGCTAGCCATGGCGTATGTGATAATGGTTCTATTTCTCGCTCCCTGTGTAGATATCAGCTTATTAAAACATGTGGATCCCAAGTACTTACTAATTTCGGTAGCTATCGTGGCTACCTCTTTTGGTTTTCACATTATTATTCCTAGTCTTATCCACTATTTGGAAAGGAATATTACGCACGTAAAAATGGCTATTTGGGTAGGAGGGTTGATTCCTTTTATTGTTTATCTTCTATGGGAACTGCTAACATTAGGGATCATTCCTTTAAAAGGAGTTCATGGGCTAAAAGATGGCTATGAAAATGGCTCTAACGGGGCCTATCTGCTATCGATAGTTTTAGGAAACACTCACCTTGCCTTAGTGGCACGTTGTTTTTCTTTCTTTGCCATACTCACCAGCTTCTTAGGGGTTTCTTTAAGCCTCTTTGATTGCCTTAAAGATGCTTTAAAGATAGAAAAAACACATAAAGGGCAGGCAGCTTTATTTGCCTGTACATTTATTCCGCCGTTAGTTTTTGCTTTATCTGGTCCTCGTATCTTTTTAGTCGCTTTAGAGTATGCCGGTGCTTTTGGGGTTGTGATTTTATTAGGATTATTTCCGCCCCTGATGGCATGGTCTAAGCGCTATAGGCTGTTTTGGCCTTCTTCTTATCAAGTGGGTGGAGGAAAAGAAGGGTTAATAGGGGCCATAATTTTTTCTTTGCTAGTCATTTTAGTAGAGCTTGCTAATCAAATAGGATTAATAAAAATCGAAATGAATTTTTAAAGGATAATAGATATGTCTCAAAACGCTAAGAAAAGAATCCTTACTGGCGATCGTCCGACAGGTCTTCTACATTTAGGCCATTATGTAGGTTCATTAAAAAACCGAGTAGCTTATCAAGAGCACTATGAGTGTTACCTGATTATCGCCGATCTCCATATGTTAACGACTAAGCCAACCAAAGAAGATATTCTAAAGA carries:
- a CDS encoding aromatic amino acid transport family protein; this translates as MLKSQYKLMGGILLVAGTTIGAGMLALPVITGFAGFFPSIFLLALFWIYMTYTALLLLEVNLAMGSQVNIISMAKQTLGRPGEWIGWVTYLFLLYSLTTAYLAGSGPIIIDCIKLLTGYSLPAWLGAVCLLIIFSCFLHQGTRSVDYLNRLLMAGLAMAYVIMVLFLAPCVDISLLKHVDPKYLLISVAIVATSFGFHIIIPSLIHYLERNITHVKMAIWVGGLIPFIVYLLWELLTLGIIPLKGVHGLKDGYENGSNGAYLLSIVLGNTHLALVARCFSFFAILTSFLGVSLSLFDCLKDALKIEKTHKGQAALFACTFIPPLVFALSGPRIFLVALEYAGAFGVVILLGLFPPLMAWSKRYRLFWPSSYQVGGGKEGLIGAIIFSLLVILVELANQIGLIKIEMNF
- a CDS encoding aromatic amino acid transport family protein; amino-acid sequence: MDNQTFASQGSILGAILLVAGCCIGAGMLGLPVLSAQAGFKPSVIMFIICWIFMLSTGLLLLEANLWFEEDINVVSLADRTLGKMGKAVGWIVFLFLFYSLMVAYVTGSGALFADFFDLFFAIHLPRWVGGLLMSALFGLMIYNGTGTVDKFNRLLMIGLILTYLLIVFMGSSHVDQKLLKHCDWSAAFFVIPAMIVSFGFHNLVPSLTQYLGRDSRRLCIALAIGSFIPLIIYLAWQRLILGIVPLEGRDSLRVACNEGQMATQALKLVIGASWVGDIAQFFAFFAIVTSFLGVALSFVDFLADGFKIPKKRGGKITLCSLALLPPYLFSLIHPGVFLTALNYAGGFGAVIIFGILPALMVWSGRYHKNFRGPQFIAGGKPMLLLIILCSVSIIILQLYQTITS